The following proteins come from a genomic window of Kitasatospora sp. NBC_01246:
- the rdgB gene encoding RdgB/HAM1 family non-canonical purine NTP pyrophosphatase produces the protein MSTRLILATRNRNKVAELRAILGEAGIDVELVGADAYPEIPDVRETGVTFAENSLLKAHALAQATGLPAVADDSGLCVDVLGGAPGIFSARWAGKHGDDRANLDLLLAQLGDIAPEHRGAHFFCAAALALPDGTERVVEGRLLGTLRTAPAGEGGFGYDPILEPLGETRTCAELTAAEKNAISHRGKAFRALAPVLKDLLG, from the coding sequence ATGTCCACCCGTCTGATTCTCGCCACCCGCAACCGGAACAAGGTCGCCGAGCTCCGCGCCATCCTCGGCGAGGCCGGCATCGACGTCGAACTGGTCGGCGCCGATGCCTACCCGGAGATCCCGGACGTCCGCGAGACCGGCGTCACCTTCGCCGAGAACTCGCTGCTCAAGGCACACGCCCTCGCGCAGGCCACCGGCCTGCCCGCGGTCGCCGACGACTCCGGCCTCTGCGTCGACGTCCTCGGCGGCGCCCCCGGCATCTTCTCCGCCCGCTGGGCCGGCAAGCACGGCGACGACCGCGCCAACCTGGACCTGCTGCTGGCCCAGCTCGGCGACATCGCCCCGGAGCACCGCGGCGCCCACTTCTTCTGCGCCGCCGCCCTGGCCCTGCCGGACGGCACCGAGCGCGTCGTCGAGGGCCGCCTCCTCGGCACCCTGCGGACGGCCCCGGCCGGCGAGGGCGGCTTCGGCTACGACCCGATCCTGGAGCCCCTGGGCGAGACCCGCACCTGCGCCGAACTGACGGCGGCGGAGAAGAACGCCATCAGCCACCGCGGCAAGGCCTTCCGCGCCCTGGCCCCGGTCCTGAAGGACCTGCTGGGCTGA
- a CDS encoding HNH endonuclease: MPVKYTRELLASLAAESTSVNDMMRRLGVPMAGGTHSYLSKRLRHYGIDTTHFNEGRPDYGRRRYPREILAEAAAHSDSINAMMAHLGVTPYDSLYSYLKRRLVEFGIDTTHFTFRGDGRDRVGAVAKGALEHAVAEHRSLRGVILALGMVDCGSSRTLLRESIAFHRLDTSHFTGRAHNKGRKTGPRRTPEDLLVRRPPGSQRVPGDRLRAMLVHIGHPDVCEMCGAPPTWLGHPMTLEVDHINGDWLDNRRDNLRLLCPNCHSITPTYCGRNRNRDTPPEAAAA, from the coding sequence ATGCCGGTCAAGTACACCCGTGAGCTGCTGGCCTCACTCGCCGCCGAGTCGACCAGCGTGAACGACATGATGCGCAGGCTCGGCGTGCCGATGGCGGGCGGCACCCACAGCTACCTCAGCAAGCGGCTGCGGCACTACGGGATCGACACCACGCACTTCAACGAGGGCCGCCCCGACTACGGGCGCCGCCGCTACCCGCGCGAAATCCTGGCCGAAGCCGCGGCCCACAGCGACAGCATCAACGCGATGATGGCCCACCTCGGCGTCACTCCGTACGACAGCCTCTACTCGTACCTGAAGCGGCGCTTGGTCGAATTCGGCATCGACACCACCCACTTCACCTTCAGGGGCGACGGCCGCGACAGGGTCGGGGCCGTCGCCAAGGGCGCGCTGGAACACGCCGTGGCAGAACACCGCAGCCTCCGCGGCGTGATCCTCGCCCTGGGGATGGTCGACTGCGGCAGCTCCCGGACGCTGCTGCGGGAGAGCATCGCGTTCCACCGCCTCGACACCTCCCACTTCACCGGTCGGGCCCACAACAAGGGCCGGAAGACCGGACCGCGACGCACGCCCGAGGACCTGCTCGTCCGACGCCCGCCGGGGAGTCAGCGAGTTCCGGGCGACCGCCTGCGGGCGATGCTCGTGCACATCGGGCACCCCGACGTCTGCGAGATGTGCGGCGCCCCGCCGACCTGGCTCGGACACCCCATGACCCTGGAGGTCGACCACATCAACGGCGACTGGCTCGACAACAGGCGGGACAACCTCCGCCTGCTCTGCCCCAACTGTCACTCCATCACGCCGACCTACTGCGGCCGGAACAGGAACCGGGACACGCCGCCGGAGGCTGCCGCCGCGTAG
- a CDS encoding CGNR zinc finger domain-containing protein: MALPLGMGMVERGAVDEMPVGGEHLALDLVNSTFVRGGLRGHLVDVLVEPSDLAVWVDRHAVELDLASVPAGSPGPAELAAFLELRGALRAVLTAVVAGEPAGAAEVAVVNAAVRAAPGWVELGPGAAARGVHRTAAGERGAVLLGRVAQAAVELLTGDRRELVRACPAPGCILFFLQRHARRAWCSTACGTRVRVARHSRRHADG; encoded by the coding sequence GTGGCGTTACCGTTAGGCATGGGCATGGTGGAGCGTGGCGCGGTGGACGAGATGCCGGTCGGCGGTGAGCATCTCGCGCTGGATCTGGTGAACAGCACCTTCGTGCGGGGTGGTCTGCGCGGGCATCTGGTGGACGTTCTGGTGGAGCCGTCGGACCTGGCGGTCTGGGTGGACCGGCACGCCGTCGAGCTGGATCTGGCGAGCGTCCCGGCCGGGTCGCCGGGGCCGGCGGAGCTGGCGGCGTTCCTGGAGCTGCGCGGGGCCCTGCGGGCGGTGCTGACGGCGGTGGTGGCGGGTGAGCCGGCGGGGGCGGCGGAGGTGGCGGTGGTGAACGCGGCGGTGCGGGCGGCGCCGGGGTGGGTGGAGCTGGGGCCGGGGGCGGCCGCGCGGGGGGTCCACCGGACGGCCGCGGGGGAGCGTGGGGCAGTGCTGCTGGGGCGGGTGGCGCAGGCGGCGGTGGAGTTGCTGACGGGGGATCGGCGGGAGCTGGTGCGGGCCTGTCCGGCGCCGGGCTGCATCCTGTTCTTCCTGCAGCGGCACGCGCGTCGGGCGTGGTGTTCGACGGCCTGTGGGACGCGGGTCCGGGTGGCCCGGCACAGTCGTCGGCATGCGGACGGCTGA
- a CDS encoding HPP family protein, with product MPLSSQAPARPAPTAVLTSTATAVTALLTLAALGTLTRQPLLIPPLAASMALIAGAPALPLAQPRSVIGGQLVSALTGYAVLAATTPAYWSAALAGGLALGAMTLARTPHSPAAATAVIVTLTAPDPTRFLPLLLLATLLLTATGLAAARLTRRTYPTYWW from the coding sequence ATGCCCCTTTCCAGCCAAGCCCCCGCCCGACCCGCCCCCACCGCCGTCCTCACCTCCACCGCCACCGCCGTCACCGCCCTGCTCACCCTCGCCGCCCTCGGCACCCTCACCCGCCAACCCCTCCTCATCCCCCCGCTCGCCGCCTCCATGGCCCTCATCGCCGGCGCCCCCGCCCTCCCCCTCGCCCAACCCCGCAGCGTCATCGGCGGCCAACTCGTCTCCGCCCTCACCGGCTACGCCGTCCTCGCCGCCACCACCCCCGCCTACTGGTCCGCCGCCCTCGCCGGCGGCCTCGCCCTCGGCGCCATGACCCTCGCCCGCACCCCCCACTCCCCCGCGGCCGCCACCGCCGTCATCGTCACCCTCACCGCCCCCGACCCGACCCGCTTCCTCCCCCTCCTGCTCCTCGCCACCCTGCTGCTCACCGCCACCGGCCTCGCCGCCGCCCGCCTCACCCGCCGCACCTACCCGACGTACTGGTGGTGA